A window of Candidatus Vicinibacter proximus contains these coding sequences:
- the fdhF gene encoding formate dehydrogenase subunit alpha: MKFPSLLTEFQTTEIRTKTAEINGKSYTLIEGETILSFIRRHFGKDYVPTLCDAPNLETFGSCRVCSVEVGRPGNGGLRTVASCHTPVEENMIIFTETESIQKLRKNIIELVLTDHPLDCLTCEVNGNCELQDTAARVGIRKVRYPEGKNHLDRQKDLSHPYMTSDLSKCIMCYRCVRACDEVQGQLVLSVMGRGFDSQIIKGKNESFFDSDCVSCGACAQACPTSAISDVFQSKALVGQDKVRTICTYCGVGCNLEVSVKNGEILSIQAPYNAEVNSGHTCLKGRYAFKFYKHPERLQYPMIRKKGELERVSWEEAYDFIAKKLNEVKSKYGPDAIGGISSARCTNEENYLMQKFIRAVIGTNNIDGCARVCHSPTALGMQRTFGTGAATNSIEDLKYTNAIMVIGANPTDGHPVTGSKLRQHALKGKTTIVIDPRRTEIARLATHHLQLRPGTNVAVLNMMLYYIIKEGLVAKDFIDTRTEGFEDFKENILNLNLDELETVSGVPREQAREAAIAYASAGNAMSFHGLGVTEHYQGTYTVMLIADLAMITGNIGRRGVGVNPLRGQNNVQGMADMGVQPYQGAGYLDLTQPEIRDKYSKFYGAEMPQEIGLKIPEMYNAAIAGDFKALWVMGEDMAQSDPNTHKVIKALESLELLVVQELFMTETAKYAHVVLPGASFLEKEGTFTNGERRIQRVNQVVKPIGEAKVDGQIVVDIMNRMGYSQPDYSAKNLLEEISQIVPFFAGVKWDELGANGKQWPVLPDGTDTKILHKDEFKRGKGKFVFKGYVESPEILNHADEFPFILTTNRVLEHYNAGTMTRRTGNANIITEDILMINPIDGKRLNILEEDMVFLESARGNITIKAHITDEVKPGILSTTFHFPELMLNVVTSDVSDEIAMCPEYKVVSCRIKKL, from the coding sequence ATGAAATTTCCAAGCTTATTAACTGAATTTCAAACTACCGAAATAAGAACCAAGACTGCCGAAATAAATGGAAAGTCTTACACTTTAATTGAAGGTGAGACAATTCTTTCTTTTATTCGGCGACATTTTGGGAAGGATTATGTGCCAACTCTTTGTGATGCCCCCAATCTGGAAACTTTTGGCTCTTGCAGGGTTTGTAGTGTGGAGGTAGGCCGACCAGGAAATGGAGGGTTGAGAACTGTTGCTTCTTGCCATACCCCGGTGGAGGAGAATATGATCATTTTTACAGAAACTGAGTCCATCCAAAAACTGAGAAAAAATATCATAGAGTTGGTTCTGACAGACCATCCCTTAGATTGCTTGACTTGCGAGGTGAACGGAAATTGTGAATTGCAGGACACAGCTGCCAGGGTAGGTATCCGAAAAGTCAGATACCCGGAAGGAAAGAATCACCTCGATCGCCAGAAAGACCTAAGTCATCCCTATATGACTTCTGATCTTTCAAAATGTATAATGTGTTATAGATGCGTCAGAGCTTGCGATGAAGTACAGGGACAACTTGTACTGAGTGTTATGGGTCGCGGTTTCGACAGCCAGATCATCAAAGGCAAAAACGAAAGTTTCTTTGATTCAGATTGCGTAAGCTGTGGAGCATGTGCCCAAGCATGCCCAACTTCTGCTATTTCTGATGTTTTTCAATCCAAAGCTCTTGTGGGGCAGGATAAAGTTAGGACCATTTGTACTTATTGTGGAGTTGGTTGTAACCTGGAAGTTAGTGTAAAAAATGGGGAAATCCTGAGTATTCAGGCACCTTATAATGCCGAAGTAAACAGTGGACACACCTGTCTCAAGGGTCGGTATGCCTTTAAATTCTATAAACATCCGGAACGGCTTCAATATCCAATGATTCGAAAAAAAGGGGAATTGGAAAGGGTGAGTTGGGAAGAAGCTTATGACTTTATTGCTAAAAAATTAAACGAAGTTAAAAGTAAATATGGACCAGATGCCATAGGTGGTATCTCCTCTGCAAGGTGTACCAATGAAGAGAACTACCTGATGCAGAAATTCATCCGGGCTGTTATTGGAACAAATAATATTGATGGGTGCGCAAGAGTATGCCACTCTCCTACAGCGCTTGGAATGCAAAGGACTTTTGGAACTGGAGCTGCTACTAACTCCATTGAAGATCTGAAATATACCAATGCAATTATGGTTATTGGGGCAAATCCAACTGACGGGCACCCAGTTACTGGATCAAAATTGAGACAACATGCTTTAAAAGGTAAAACAACCATTGTTATTGATCCACGTCGAACAGAGATTGCCAGATTGGCTACTCATCACCTTCAGTTGAGGCCTGGGACAAATGTTGCTGTACTTAACATGATGCTGTATTACATTATCAAGGAAGGTTTGGTTGCTAAAGATTTTATAGATACCAGAACAGAAGGTTTTGAAGATTTCAAAGAAAACATCCTCAATTTAAATTTGGATGAATTAGAGACTGTCTCTGGGGTGCCAAGAGAACAGGCCCGTGAAGCAGCTATCGCTTATGCATCTGCAGGTAATGCCATGTCATTCCATGGGCTTGGTGTAACTGAACATTATCAAGGTACATATACAGTCATGTTGATCGCAGATCTTGCTATGATAACGGGAAACATAGGAAGAAGAGGGGTCGGTGTTAACCCTTTAAGAGGTCAGAACAATGTTCAAGGTATGGCAGATATGGGCGTCCAACCTTATCAGGGAGCTGGCTATCTTGATCTAACCCAACCTGAAATAAGAGATAAGTATTCCAAATTTTATGGGGCAGAAATGCCTCAGGAAATTGGGTTAAAAATTCCTGAAATGTACAATGCAGCAATTGCAGGAGATTTTAAAGCACTTTGGGTCATGGGTGAAGACATGGCGCAATCAGATCCAAATACTCACAAAGTAATAAAAGCACTTGAATCTCTGGAACTATTAGTCGTTCAGGAACTTTTTATGACCGAAACTGCAAAATATGCTCATGTGGTCTTACCCGGAGCATCTTTCTTAGAAAAAGAAGGAACTTTTACTAATGGGGAACGAAGAATCCAACGGGTTAATCAAGTGGTAAAGCCAATTGGTGAAGCAAAAGTTGATGGCCAAATAGTTGTCGACATCATGAACAGAATGGGCTATTCACAACCAGATTACTCAGCTAAAAATTTGCTGGAAGAAATTAGCCAAATTGTCCCATTCTTTGCTGGTGTAAAGTGGGATGAATTAGGTGCCAATGGAAAACAATGGCCCGTCCTCCCTGATGGAACGGACACAAAAATTCTTCACAAAGATGAATTCAAACGTGGAAAAGGAAAATTCGTTTTCAAAGGTTATGTTGAAAGTCCTGAAATATTGAACCATGCGGATGAATTTCCATTTATACTAACCACCAACCGCGTATTGGAACATTACAACGCCGGAACAATGACACGCAGAACTGGAAATGCAAATATTATTACAGAAGACATTTTGATGATTAATCCCATTGATGGAAAAAGGTTAAATATTCTTGAAGAGGATATGGTGTTTTTGGAATCAGCAAGAGGGAATATAACCATTAAGGCACATATCACTGATGAAGTCAAACCAGGTATTTTAAGCACTACATTTCACTTTCCTGAACTCATGCTAAATGTCGTGACTTCTGATGTGAGCGATGAAATAGCCATGTGCCCGGAGTATAAAGTAGTTTCATGCAGAATAAAAAAATTATAA
- a CDS encoding histidine phosphatase family protein has protein sequence MKIKLSVCTSILLIFYSCTPSTNIYLVRHAEKLNQERESPLSEAGKLRVMELTSIMQSKKIDHIYSSDYLRTTETVKPLAIILHKEIELYKTDSTSLILLSNKLSASKGKNFLVVGHSNTLLLMIKQLTNKNVSIKDDEYDKLFKITFKYGKTQRVNLKTKQFGNSNKRQ, from the coding sequence TTGAAAATTAAGTTAAGCGTATGTACTTCTATCCTTTTAATATTTTACTCCTGCACTCCGTCAACAAATATTTATTTGGTAAGGCATGCGGAAAAATTAAATCAGGAAAGAGAAAGTCCACTATCAGAAGCTGGCAAATTGCGGGTAATGGAACTAACCAGTATTATGCAATCAAAGAAAATTGATCATATATATTCCAGTGATTACTTAAGGACCACAGAAACCGTAAAACCATTGGCTATAATATTGCACAAAGAAATTGAATTATATAAAACTGATTCAACCAGTCTAATTTTGTTGTCCAATAAATTATCTGCCTCTAAAGGAAAAAACTTTCTGGTGGTTGGACATTCAAACACACTTCTGCTCATGATTAAACAGCTTACTAATAAAAATGTAAGTATAAAAGACGATGAATATGACAAGTTATTTAAAATTACTTTCAAATACGGGAAGACTCAGAGGGTTAATTTAAAAACCAAACAATTTGGAAATTCAAATAAAAGGCAATGA
- the nadA gene encoding quinolinate synthase NadA produces MINLNVAQQDLYVNGFLDVELDPEMDLFEEIRKLKKEKNAVILAHYYQDSDIQDIADFVGDSLQLSQEAARTKADMIAFAGVHFMAETAKILSPQKKVVIPDLKAGCSLSDSCPAPVFAKFKEKFPDHIVVSYVNCTAELKTLTDICCTSSNAKHIINSIPKDKGIIFAPDKNLGAYLEKETGRKMILWNGACMVHEIFSHEKIVKLKHQHPEAKIIAHPECEEIVLKLADYIGSTSGLLKFVQQDSCKTFIVATEAGILHQMHKACPEKVFIPAPPNNLCACNECPHMKRNTLEKLYLCMKYELPEVTLSEQVIRDARSSIDRMLDISAQVGLK; encoded by the coding sequence ATGATAAATTTAAATGTTGCGCAACAGGATTTATATGTTAATGGATTTCTAGATGTAGAATTAGATCCAGAAATGGATTTATTTGAAGAAATTAGAAAGCTCAAGAAAGAGAAGAATGCTGTCATTCTCGCGCATTATTATCAAGATTCGGACATCCAGGATATTGCAGATTTTGTTGGAGATAGTTTGCAATTGTCACAAGAGGCTGCCAGGACAAAGGCTGATATGATTGCTTTTGCTGGCGTACATTTTATGGCAGAAACTGCAAAAATTTTATCCCCTCAAAAAAAAGTGGTTATACCGGATTTAAAAGCCGGATGCTCTTTATCAGATTCATGTCCTGCACCTGTTTTTGCAAAATTCAAGGAAAAATTTCCAGACCATATCGTTGTAAGTTATGTGAATTGTACTGCAGAACTAAAAACTTTGACAGACATCTGTTGCACATCTTCTAATGCAAAACATATTATCAACAGCATTCCAAAGGATAAAGGGATCATTTTCGCACCGGATAAAAATCTTGGTGCCTATTTAGAGAAAGAGACCGGTCGAAAAATGATATTGTGGAATGGTGCATGTATGGTTCATGAAATATTTTCACACGAGAAAATAGTAAAACTGAAACATCAACATCCAGAAGCAAAGATTATAGCGCACCCAGAGTGTGAAGAAATTGTTTTAAAGCTTGCTGATTATATTGGATCGACAAGTGGTTTGTTGAAATTTGTACAACAAGATTCTTGTAAAACCTTCATTGTGGCAACCGAAGCCGGGATCCTTCATCAGATGCATAAGGCTTGCCCTGAAAAAGTTTTTATTCCAGCCCCACCAAATAATCTTTGTGCTTGTAACGAGTGCCCACATATGAAACGAAATACATTGGAAAAACTGTATTTATGTATGAAATATGAACTTCCAGAAGTGACATTATCCGAACAAGTTATCAGAGATGCAAGGTCATCGATTGACCGAATGCTTGATATCAGTGCACAAGTTGGATTAAAATAG
- the paaZ gene encoding phenylacetic acid degradation bifunctional protein PaaZ, whose translation MKLKNYSLGKWIEGDGEGIPLINAVNDEIISYASSDGLDFSAILNYARTYGGPALRKMTFQERGRMLKALALYLTNKKADYYSVSYKTGATKADSWIDIDGGIGTLFAYASLRRKLPNQSFCLDGEVAPLSKSNTFIGHHLLVPKEGVAIHINAFNFPVWGMLEKISVNLLAGMPAVVKPATVSCYLAEVVVKDIIASGILPEGALQLICGSARNLLDFVTSQDVVTFTGSASTGRMLRSNRKMIEESVPFNMEADSLNCSVLGIDAKPGTPDFDIFIKEVHREMTAKCGQKCTAIRRLIIPESYIEDVKNALGQRLSKTVIGDPHKEEVRMGALVGKTQMIEVKEKVADLSKLTPIVYGDLHSVNLVGVDSNSGSFMSPILMLNERPFDYLQSHEVEVFGPVSTLIPYKDIEEAISISKLGKGSLVSSIITSNSEIASKYVIGSAAYHGRILVLNESCAKESTGHGSPMPLLVHGGPGRAGGGEEMGGLRGIKHFMQRTAIQGSPSMLTSISKVFQTGAETFESEIHLFRKHFEELQIGDSWITAKHTVTEADITNFANLSGDHFYAHMDITSLEGTIFTGRVAHGYYILSKAAGMFVDAKKGPVLLNYGIDECRFIKPVYPGMTIGVKLIVKEKIEQEKKSEEDIAKGIVKWVVDVYDETGESVAIATILTMVKKKENN comes from the coding sequence ATGAAACTGAAAAACTACAGTCTGGGTAAATGGATTGAAGGCGATGGAGAAGGAATCCCATTGATTAATGCAGTAAATGATGAAATAATATCCTATGCAAGCTCAGATGGATTGGATTTTAGTGCAATATTGAATTATGCCAGAACATACGGTGGACCCGCATTAAGAAAAATGACCTTTCAAGAAAGAGGAAGGATGTTAAAGGCGTTAGCCCTTTATCTGACAAATAAAAAAGCCGACTACTATTCAGTAAGTTATAAAACGGGTGCGACTAAAGCGGATAGCTGGATAGACATTGATGGAGGAATAGGCACTTTGTTTGCTTATGCTAGTTTGCGACGCAAGTTGCCTAACCAATCATTCTGTTTGGATGGAGAAGTAGCCCCATTGTCAAAGTCAAATACATTTATTGGTCATCATTTATTGGTACCGAAAGAGGGTGTAGCCATCCATATAAATGCCTTTAACTTTCCTGTTTGGGGTATGTTGGAAAAAATATCGGTGAACTTGCTTGCCGGTATGCCAGCGGTGGTTAAACCTGCTACAGTGAGTTGTTATCTGGCAGAAGTTGTGGTAAAAGATATTATAGCTTCCGGAATTTTACCAGAAGGGGCATTACAATTGATTTGTGGTTCTGCAAGAAATTTATTAGACTTTGTCACCAGTCAAGATGTAGTCACTTTTACAGGATCTGCTTCGACAGGTAGAATGTTGCGGTCCAACCGTAAAATGATTGAAGAATCTGTACCTTTTAATATGGAAGCTGATTCTTTGAATTGTTCTGTTTTAGGTATAGATGCGAAACCAGGAACTCCGGATTTTGATATTTTTATCAAGGAAGTACATCGTGAAATGACCGCTAAGTGTGGACAAAAATGTACGGCAATACGACGACTTATCATTCCTGAATCTTATATAGAAGATGTTAAGAATGCCCTTGGACAAAGACTTTCAAAAACTGTGATAGGGGATCCCCATAAAGAAGAAGTTAGAATGGGGGCATTAGTCGGAAAGACACAAATGATTGAAGTCAAAGAAAAAGTTGCAGACCTTTCAAAATTAACTCCTATTGTTTACGGTGATTTGCACAGTGTTAATTTGGTAGGCGTGGATTCAAATTCAGGTTCATTTATGTCTCCAATATTAATGTTGAATGAGCGACCTTTTGATTACCTACAGTCACATGAAGTGGAGGTATTTGGTCCTGTCAGTACTTTGATTCCATATAAGGACATAGAGGAGGCTATTTCAATTTCTAAGTTAGGAAAAGGATCGCTTGTAAGCTCAATCATAACTTCAAATTCGGAGATTGCATCAAAATATGTGATTGGTTCAGCTGCTTACCATGGAAGAATATTGGTGTTGAACGAGTCATGTGCAAAAGAAAGTACAGGTCATGGATCACCAATGCCCTTGTTGGTTCACGGGGGGCCTGGTCGGGCAGGAGGAGGAGAAGAGATGGGTGGACTTCGCGGTATCAAGCATTTTATGCAAAGAACAGCCATACAGGGATCGCCGAGTATGTTAACCTCCATCAGCAAGGTATTTCAAACTGGAGCAGAGACCTTTGAAAGTGAAATTCATTTATTCAGGAAACATTTTGAAGAATTACAAATAGGGGATTCCTGGATTACTGCAAAACACACGGTGACTGAAGCTGATATTACCAATTTTGCGAATCTTAGTGGCGATCACTTTTATGCACATATGGACATTACCTCTTTAGAGGGAACTATTTTTACCGGAAGAGTAGCACATGGATATTATATTTTGTCAAAGGCAGCAGGCATGTTTGTGGATGCAAAGAAGGGTCCGGTTCTACTCAATTACGGAATTGACGAATGTCGTTTTATAAAACCAGTCTATCCGGGAATGACGATAGGTGTAAAATTAATTGTAAAAGAAAAAATAGAGCAGGAGAAAAAAAGTGAAGAAGATATTGCGAAGGGAATTGTAAAGTGGGTAGTTGATGTTTATGATGAAACAGGAGAGTCAGTTGCTATTGCAACGATACTGACAATGGTAAAGAAAAAGGAAAATAATTAA
- the fabG gene encoding 3-oxoacyl-[acyl-carrier-protein] reductase, whose protein sequence is MCKVPGKISLVTGGSRGIGSAIVEKLAKNGSNVAFTYLSSPDKAQELISRLEMYPVKIKAYASDASNYQASKDLITQVVADFGGLDILVNNAGITKDNLLMRMTEEQWDQVMNVNLKSTFNLTKFAVTQMMRQRSGSIINITSVVGMFGNAGQANYAASKAGMIGFTKSVAKEVASRNIRCNAIAPGFIETEMTHVLDEKTKENFLKNIPLGRLAQASEVADVVTFLASDQSSYVTGQVISVCGGLNM, encoded by the coding sequence ATGTGTAAAGTTCCCGGCAAAATTTCCCTAGTTACTGGTGGCAGTAGGGGCATTGGTTCGGCAATTGTTGAAAAGCTTGCCAAAAATGGATCCAATGTCGCTTTTACATATTTGAGTTCTCCAGACAAAGCACAAGAACTGATTTCACGATTGGAAATGTATCCAGTTAAAATTAAGGCTTACGCTTCAGATGCGTCTAATTATCAGGCAAGTAAAGACTTGATTACCCAAGTGGTTGCTGATTTTGGAGGCTTGGATATTTTAGTGAACAATGCTGGAATAACTAAGGACAATCTTCTTATGAGAATGACAGAAGAGCAATGGGATCAGGTTATGAATGTAAATCTTAAATCTACATTTAACCTAACCAAATTTGCAGTTACTCAAATGATGAGACAACGAAGTGGAAGCATTATTAATATTACTTCAGTTGTGGGCATGTTTGGTAATGCTGGTCAAGCAAATTATGCCGCTTCAAAAGCAGGGATGATTGGATTTACCAAATCAGTAGCAAAAGAAGTTGCCAGCAGAAATATAAGATGTAATGCAATCGCTCCTGGTTTTATTGAGACAGAGATGACACACGTTCTGGATGAAAAAACCAAAGAAAATTTCCTTAAAAATATACCTCTTGGTAGATTAGCTCAGGCTTCAGAGGTAGCTGATGTAGTGACATTTTTAGCATCTGATCAATCAAGTTATGTAACAGGTCAGGTGATCAGTGTATGTGGTGGGCTTAACATGTAA
- a CDS encoding DUF4290 domain-containing protein, which yields MQDVNFVYNTSLDELIMPEYGRMVQDLVLHCKAIEDPKYRQSFAETVIELMQIMTPYNRNFEEHRKKLWHHFFRIAQYKIDVIPPTGIIPTPENDIIVPEKIEYPGALERNRHYGNYVNAMIQKAVTLEDPKKKMAFAVIIASYMKMAFKNWNKEHYVSDEIIKEDLFNMSKGILEIPEETILEVATNYTRHQKIRPNNYKGGGKNQKHYNKPRNKSNFKSRRPQ from the coding sequence ATGCAAGATGTGAATTTTGTTTATAACACCTCCCTAGACGAGCTCATAATGCCAGAATATGGGCGAATGGTTCAAGACTTAGTTCTTCATTGTAAAGCAATAGAAGATCCAAAATATCGTCAATCATTTGCTGAAACAGTAATTGAGCTCATGCAGATTATGACTCCATATAACAGGAATTTTGAAGAACATCGAAAAAAACTATGGCATCATTTTTTCCGCATAGCTCAATATAAAATTGATGTTATTCCTCCTACTGGCATTATTCCAACACCTGAAAACGATATCATTGTTCCTGAAAAAATTGAGTACCCTGGAGCTCTGGAAAGAAACCGTCATTATGGTAATTATGTAAATGCCATGATCCAAAAGGCAGTTACCTTAGAGGACCCCAAAAAGAAGATGGCATTTGCTGTGATCATTGCCAGTTATATGAAAATGGCTTTTAAAAACTGGAACAAGGAACATTACGTCAGTGATGAAATCATTAAAGAGGATTTGTTTAATATGAGTAAGGGGATCCTGGAAATTCCCGAAGAGACTATTCTTGAAGTGGCGACAAACTATACCAGACACCAAAAAATCAGGCCCAATAATTATAAGGGTGGAGGGAAGAACCAAAAACACTACAATAAACCTAGAAATAAAAGCAATTTCAAAAGTCGAAGACCCCAATAG